Proteins found in one Flavobacteriales bacterium genomic segment:
- a CDS encoding CBS domain-containing protein — protein sequence MGSITLADVRKDVLRGRVETSIQEAAVQMSQRGVGSFVVVDGEDRPVGIVTDRDLRVKVATGEVPLNSEVDGIMSLPVMTLGPDQSHAAYLIQMVQRKIHHLVITEDGTSKSAVVGMVSEHDILAAPGDHPALIIREIRSSKAIENAIRWRNNGDRLIQRYLEQEV from the coding sequence TTGGGTTCGATCACGCTTGCCGATGTCCGAAAGGACGTGCTACGGGGACGTGTAGAAACGAGTATTCAGGAAGCGGCCGTTCAGATGAGTCAGCGGGGTGTTGGCAGTTTCGTAGTCGTGGATGGCGAAGACCGGCCGGTTGGGATCGTGACGGATCGAGACTTAAGGGTGAAAGTTGCTACTGGAGAGGTTCCATTGAACTCTGAGGTCGATGGCATCATGAGCTTACCCGTGATGACGCTGGGACCCGATCAATCTCATGCAGCGTACTTGATACAGATGGTGCAGCGAAAGATTCATCATTTGGTCATAACGGAAGACGGCACTTCGAAATCCGCAGTAGTTGGAATGGTCAGCGAGCACGATATTTTGGCTGCCCCGGGTGATCACCCGGCTCTGATCATCCGGGAAATAAGGTCGAGCAAGGCCATCGAAAATGCTATTCGCTGGCGAAATAA
- a CDS encoding cyclic nucleotide-binding domain-containing protein, whose translation MFPPFDRMSEEERLYLATRTEVTYVRPGQVVFEKGMKPGDHFFMVRSGAVDLKDGEELIDVFDEGDLFGIRPLLANDTFRASATVLEEGIVYYIPLVSGKGYWSKTPGLRCTLPRISHRPERDQVNRAWVRSRLPMSERTCYGDV comes from the coding sequence GTGTTTCCTCCCTTCGATCGAATGTCGGAGGAGGAGCGACTTTATTTAGCCACACGCACCGAAGTCACCTATGTTCGACCCGGACAAGTAGTTTTTGAAAAAGGAATGAAGCCCGGTGACCATTTTTTCATGGTTCGATCAGGAGCCGTCGATTTGAAGGACGGCGAAGAGTTGATCGATGTTTTCGATGAGGGCGACTTGTTCGGTATTCGGCCTCTATTGGCCAACGATACATTCCGAGCGAGTGCCACGGTACTTGAGGAGGGAATCGTGTACTACATACCGCTCGTTTCGGGAAAAGGATACTGGAGCAAAACGCCAGGGTTGCGATGTACTTTGCCGCGGATTTCGCATCGTCCCGAAAGGGACCAAGTCAACAGGGCTTGGGTTCGATCACGCTTGCCGATGTCCGAAAGGACGTGCTACGGGGACGTGTAG
- the acs gene encoding acetate--CoA ligase, whose amino-acid sequence MDLQIKSFKEYKEKYELSVQDPSAFWDSIAEEFSWRKKWDKTFESDFSKPDVKWFLNAKLNITENCLDRHLKDRGNKLAIIWEPNDPKERFIRWTYRELYERVNQFANVLKNHGIQKGDRIAIYMPMIPDLAVATLACARIGAIHSVVFAGFSAHSLADRINDAQCKMVLTSDGLYRGAKEIPVKAVVDEALQNCPSVETVLVAERTQWSVKMKEGRDFWLYPELEAADKECRAEEMDAEDMLFILYTSGSTGKPKGVVHTCGGYMVYAGYSFSNVFQYQESDVYWCTADVGWITGHTYIVYGPLLNGATTVMFEGVPTYPSPGRFWQVCDKHGVNQFYTAPTAIRALMAHGEDHVLSYGLYSLKVLGSVGEPINEEAWEWYHIYVGKERCPIVDTWWQTETGGIMISGLGAHSPMKPSHAGYPLPGIQPVLLDSDGNEIEENEVEGYLCVKHPWPSMLRTTYGDHERCRVTYFSHYDGYYFTGDGAKRDENGLYRIIGRVDDVINVSGHRFGTAEIENAINANDKVAESAVVGYPHPIKGQSIYAYVITKDEVKNPEVLRAEIVETVVEEIGKIAKPEKIQFVPGLPKTRSGKIMRRILRKVAGGDTSNLGDTSTLLDPDVVEIIKEGAL is encoded by the coding sequence ATGGATCTGCAGATAAAATCTTTTAAGGAGTATAAAGAAAAATACGAGCTTAGTGTACAAGACCCCTCGGCGTTCTGGGATTCAATAGCAGAAGAATTTTCATGGCGGAAAAAGTGGGATAAGACCTTTGAGTCGGACTTTTCGAAACCGGACGTGAAGTGGTTCTTGAATGCGAAGTTGAATATCACCGAGAATTGCCTGGATCGTCACCTGAAGGACCGAGGGAACAAGCTCGCCATAATTTGGGAGCCAAATGATCCCAAGGAGCGATTCATTCGTTGGACGTATCGAGAGCTTTATGAGCGGGTGAACCAGTTTGCCAATGTGCTTAAGAACCATGGAATTCAGAAGGGTGACCGCATTGCGATCTATATGCCTATGATCCCCGATTTAGCTGTGGCTACATTAGCGTGTGCGCGAATCGGAGCTATTCACAGCGTGGTATTTGCCGGATTTTCGGCCCATTCATTGGCCGATCGGATCAATGATGCGCAATGCAAGATGGTGTTGACTTCGGACGGATTGTACAGAGGTGCAAAGGAGATTCCGGTGAAGGCCGTGGTCGACGAAGCGCTTCAGAACTGCCCGTCGGTTGAGACGGTTCTGGTTGCAGAGCGTACCCAGTGGTCCGTGAAAATGAAAGAGGGACGCGATTTTTGGCTCTACCCTGAGTTGGAAGCAGCCGATAAGGAGTGTCGGGCCGAGGAAATGGATGCCGAGGACATGCTTTTCATTTTGTATACCAGTGGGTCAACGGGTAAGCCAAAAGGCGTAGTGCACACCTGTGGTGGATACATGGTCTACGCGGGTTATAGTTTCTCTAACGTGTTTCAGTATCAGGAATCCGATGTGTACTGGTGTACGGCCGATGTGGGCTGGATCACCGGGCATACGTATATCGTTTATGGTCCACTCTTGAACGGAGCCACAACGGTCATGTTCGAAGGGGTGCCGACCTACCCTTCTCCCGGACGATTTTGGCAGGTCTGTGATAAGCATGGAGTCAATCAATTTTACACGGCGCCGACGGCGATTCGGGCATTGATGGCTCACGGTGAAGACCACGTACTTTCTTATGGACTTTATTCGCTGAAGGTGCTGGGTAGTGTCGGAGAACCGATCAATGAAGAGGCGTGGGAGTGGTACCACATTTACGTGGGTAAGGAGCGTTGCCCGATCGTAGATACATGGTGGCAGACTGAAACGGGCGGAATCATGATCTCGGGACTGGGAGCTCATTCACCCATGAAACCGTCTCACGCTGGTTATCCGTTGCCGGGCATACAACCTGTATTGCTCGATTCGGACGGAAATGAGATCGAGGAGAACGAAGTCGAAGGGTATTTATGCGTTAAGCATCCGTGGCCTTCTATGTTGAGGACGACATATGGGGACCATGAGCGTTGTAGAGTAACTTATTTCTCTCACTATGACGGATACTATTTCACCGGAGATGGTGCCAAGCGCGATGAGAATGGGCTCTACCGCATTATCGGTAGGGTAGATGACGTGATCAATGTGTCGGGACACCGTTTCGGTACGGCCGAAATTGAGAATGCGATCAATGCCAACGACAAGGTAGCGGAGAGCGCAGTTGTCGGATATCCGCACCCGATCAAGGGACAGAGTATTTACGCTTATGTGATCACCAAGGACGAAGTAAAGAATCCCGAGGTGTTGAGAGCGGAGATCGTTGAAACTGTGGTAGAGGAGATCGGAAAGATCGCCAAGCCGGAGAAGATCCAGTTCGTTCCCGGATTACCTAAGACTCGATCGGGCAAGATCATGCGTCGGATATTGCGGAAGGTTGCCGGAGGCGATACGTCTAATTTGGGCGATACGTCTACCTTGCTCGATCCGGATGTAGTTGAAATCATCAAAGAAGGTGCCCTCTAA
- the rplI gene encoding 50S ribosomal protein L9: protein MEIILKQDVENLGFKDDIVTVKPGYARNFLIPQGMGIMATPSAIKMLEETLRQRAHKEAKLIEDANKTAEALSAAEITIKAKVAKGGTKLFGSVTASDLSAKLSEMGHDIDRKYILINGGLVKALGPYEAAIRLHREVRTTVSFEVVAE from the coding sequence ATGGAGATCATTCTGAAACAAGACGTTGAGAACCTGGGGTTCAAAGACGATATCGTAACGGTTAAACCCGGTTACGCTCGTAACTTCCTCATTCCACAAGGAATGGGTATCATGGCAACTCCTTCGGCCATCAAAATGCTCGAAGAAACTTTGCGTCAACGCGCTCACAAAGAAGCGAAGTTGATCGAAGACGCCAATAAAACTGCTGAAGCACTGAGCGCAGCTGAGATCACCATCAAAGCGAAAGTAGCTAAAGGCGGAACTAAACTCTTTGGTTCTGTTACAGCATCTGACCTTTCTGCTAAATTGAGCGAAATGGGACACGATATCGATCGTAAGTACATTTTGATCAACGGTGGATTGGTTAAAGCACTTGGGCCTTACGAAGCGGCAATTCGCCTTCACCGCGAAGTCCGCACTACAGTTTCTTTTGAAGTCGTTGCTGAGTAA
- the rpsR gene encoding 30S ribosomal protein S18: MKEAQSKGGGQGDIRYLTPLSIDTGKKEKYCRFKKAGIKFIDYKNPDFLLKLVNEQGKILPRRLTGTSLKYQRKVATAIKRARHLALMPYVGDMLK; the protein is encoded by the coding sequence ATGAAAGAAGCCCAGTCTAAGGGTGGAGGCCAAGGAGACATTCGTTACTTGACACCTCTTAGTATCGACACCGGTAAAAAAGAGAAGTACTGTCGTTTTAAAAAGGCAGGCATTAAATTCATCGACTACAAGAACCCGGATTTCCTTTTGAAGTTGGTGAACGAGCAAGGTAAGATCTTACCTCGCCGTCTAACCGGTACCTCACTGAAGTATCAACGCAAAGTCGCCACAGCCATCAAGCGTGCCCGTCACTTGGCCTTGATGCCATACGTGGGTGATATGCTCAAATAA
- a CDS encoding 30S ribosomal protein S6, whose translation MSNQYETVFILHPVLSEDQIKETVNKFQDLLKAGGAEFVSKEDWGLRKLAYPIQKKKSGFYHLFEFKAPGSLIDGFETELRRDERIMRFLTVRMDKYHVEYAESRRKRLSNKKQEA comes from the coding sequence ATGTCGAATCAGTATGAGACCGTCTTCATCTTACATCCCGTTTTATCTGAAGATCAGATAAAGGAGACGGTAAACAAATTCCAGGATTTACTCAAGGCCGGAGGTGCTGAGTTTGTATCCAAGGAAGACTGGGGGCTGCGCAAGTTGGCTTACCCTATTCAAAAAAAGAAGAGTGGTTTTTATCACCTCTTCGAATTCAAGGCTCCTGGGAGCTTGATCGATGGTTTTGAAACCGAATTGCGCCGTGATGAGCGCATCATGCGTTTCTTGACCGTTCGCATGGACAAGTACCATGTAGAGTACGCCGAAAGTCGTCGTAAGCGTTTGTCTAACAAAAAACAGGAGGCTTAA